One Defluviitoga tunisiensis genomic window carries:
- the rplJ gene encoding 50S ribosomal protein L10 — translation MFFLLTKELKKGLIQDFVDALEKANLILFIDFTGMNVPLSHQFRMELYNNFGEDVIYKVYRNSLLKTAIKLSKKSEDEFEPFLTGPTAVLSAKNVDPIEVLKFVKKFSDSQKGLPFIKGGILEGQIIDSEKANEYAKLPSKQELYAMLVRSVNYPIFGLVNALAGNIRNLIYVLNAIKDNK, via the coding sequence GTGTTCTTTTTGTTAACCAAAGAACTAAAGAAAGGCTTGATTCAGGACTTCGTAGATGCTTTGGAAAAAGCTAATTTAATACTTTTCATTGACTTTACTGGTATGAATGTTCCCTTATCTCATCAGTTTAGGATGGAGTTATATAACAATTTTGGTGAAGATGTTATCTATAAAGTCTATAGAAATTCTTTGTTAAAAACAGCTATCAAATTATCGAAAAAATCCGAAGATGAGTTTGAACCTTTTTTAACTGGACCAACAGCTGTCTTATCCGCTAAAAATGTAGATCCAATTGAAGTATTAAAGTTTGTCAAAAAATTTTCTGATTCCCAAAAAGGCTTACCTTTTATTAAAGGTGGAATATTAGAAGGCCAAATAATAGATTCTGAAAAAGCTAATGAATATGCTAAACTGCCTTCTAAGCAAGAATTATATGCTATGCTTGTTAGAAGCGTAAATTATCCTATATTTGGTTTAGTTAATGCCTTAGCCGGCAACATTAGAAACCTTATTTATGTTTTAAACGCTATAAAAGATAATAAGTAA
- the secE gene encoding preprotein translocase subunit SecE, whose product MSKFWIFLTSVWQEAKKIKWPTKKELLNSTLVVLVILVVVSVYLFLVDFGLVQFFTHLVYPFFLGIPASPSP is encoded by the coding sequence ATGTCAAAATTTTGGATTTTTCTAACATCTGTGTGGCAGGAAGCAAAAAAAATTAAATGGCCAACAAAAAAAGAATTACTAAATTCTACATTGGTAGTTTTAGTTATTCTGGTAGTTGTCTCTGTTTATTTGTTTCTTGTTGATTTCGGGCTAGTTCAATTTTTTACACATTTGGTTTATCCTTTTTTCTTAGGTATTCCAGCTTCTCCCTCACCTTAG
- a CDS encoding ATP-dependent Clp protease ATP-binding subunit has product MFDNFTERAAKVFIEAQNEAKEMGHPYVGTEHILLGLLKVGGRHLDKIFDEFNLHYNSVKMEITNVVGTNSTQGIIGSPQPTPRAKRILELAYDEAELMGFDRIDAEHLLLGICREAEGIASHILKRSGINLSLMRKELSEIMMKGELPGKTDIVKSEELEERKRQKQNALKQLEDFGIDLTALAENHKLDPIIGREIEINRVMEILARRKKNNPVLIGEAGVGKSAIVEGLAQKIVEGTVPEILKNKTIFSLDITALVAGTKYRGEFEKRMKKLMQILEKTEDIILFIDELHMIVEAGAAEGSSMDAANVLKPALANGKITIIGSTTSGEYRKFIEKDPALERRFQKIYVTEPSIEETIKILKGIKHKYEEHHKVKYSNSALEAAAHLSARYITDRHLPDKAIDVIDEAGAKARLGALTLPPKLRLELEKIEELEKKREVYKISREESKDKSENELEKMKEKYREAYVKWRNEAENNIIDIDEENIAEIISNWTGVPLQQLEVEEMQRLLNLEDVLHKRVVGQDEAIRSVSKAIRRARSGLKDPRRPIGVFLFLGPTGVGKTELAKALASYLFGDETHLVRIDMNEYMEKFSVSRLVGAPPGYVGYEEGGQLTEIVRRRPYSVILLDEIEKAHPDVYNILLQIMDEGRLTDSQGRAVDFRNTIIIMTSNLGSEQISKTKRSMGFVENDSFESDYQNMKEQVMSAVKKTFRPEFINRLDDIIVFHPLTKKQLKEIIFIQISDLKSRLEEKNLSLSVKESAIDFLLEKGYNPIFGARPLKRAIQRYIEDPLSEEILKNKYEEDDIIIITHRKNDDKLSFRRSPNKRKKAEKKVVNT; this is encoded by the coding sequence ATGTTTGATAACTTTACGGAAAGGGCCGCAAAAGTGTTTATAGAGGCTCAAAATGAAGCGAAAGAAATGGGACATCCATATGTTGGAACCGAACATATTCTTTTGGGACTTTTAAAGGTTGGAGGAAGACATTTAGATAAAATATTTGATGAATTTAACCTTCATTATAATAGTGTTAAAATGGAGATTACTAATGTTGTGGGTACCAATTCTACACAAGGAATTATTGGTTCTCCACAGCCAACACCAAGAGCTAAAAGAATATTGGAACTTGCGTATGATGAAGCAGAATTGATGGGATTTGATAGAATTGATGCAGAACATTTGTTATTAGGTATATGCAGGGAAGCAGAAGGAATTGCGTCTCATATACTTAAGAGATCAGGTATTAATTTATCTTTGATGAGAAAGGAATTGTCTGAAATAATGATGAAAGGCGAGTTACCTGGAAAAACAGATATTGTTAAAAGCGAAGAATTAGAGGAAAGAAAGCGTCAAAAGCAAAATGCACTTAAGCAATTAGAAGATTTTGGTATTGATTTAACTGCATTAGCAGAAAATCACAAATTAGATCCAATTATAGGTAGAGAAATAGAAATAAATAGAGTAATGGAAATACTAGCTAGAAGGAAGAAGAACAATCCTGTACTAATTGGTGAAGCAGGAGTAGGTAAAAGTGCTATAGTAGAAGGCTTAGCTCAAAAAATTGTGGAAGGAACTGTACCGGAAATCTTAAAAAATAAAACTATCTTTTCTTTAGATATAACGGCCTTAGTAGCTGGCACTAAATACCGCGGGGAATTTGAAAAACGGATGAAAAAATTGATGCAAATACTCGAAAAAACTGAAGATATAATTCTCTTTATTGATGAATTACACATGATAGTTGAAGCAGGTGCAGCAGAGGGATCATCAATGGATGCTGCTAACGTTTTGAAACCTGCATTAGCCAATGGGAAAATAACAATAATTGGTTCAACTACATCTGGAGAGTACAGAAAATTTATAGAAAAGGATCCTGCACTTGAAAGACGATTCCAAAAAATTTATGTTACTGAACCATCAATAGAAGAGACTATTAAAATATTGAAAGGGATAAAGCATAAATATGAGGAACATCATAAGGTAAAATATTCTAACAGTGCGCTTGAAGCAGCAGCTCATCTTTCAGCTCGTTATATAACAGATCGACATTTACCCGACAAAGCAATAGACGTCATAGACGAAGCTGGTGCAAAAGCAAGGTTAGGGGCTTTAACATTACCTCCTAAATTGAGGTTAGAACTTGAAAAAATTGAAGAATTAGAAAAAAAGAGAGAAGTGTACAAAATATCTCGTGAAGAATCAAAAGATAAGAGTGAAAATGAACTAGAGAAAATGAAAGAAAAATACAGAGAAGCTTATGTTAAATGGAGAAATGAAGCAGAAAATAACATAATTGATATAGATGAGGAAAATATTGCCGAGATAATCTCAAATTGGACAGGAGTTCCTCTACAACAATTAGAAGTTGAAGAGATGCAGAGATTATTGAATCTTGAAGATGTTTTACATAAAAGAGTTGTTGGCCAAGATGAAGCAATTAGATCTGTATCTAAAGCGATAAGAAGGGCAAGAAGCGGATTAAAAGATCCAAGAAGACCTATAGGTGTATTCTTGTTTTTAGGACCTACCGGTGTAGGTAAAACAGAATTGGCTAAAGCATTAGCTTCATATCTCTTTGGAGATGAAACGCATTTGGTCAGAATTGATATGAACGAATATATGGAAAAGTTCAGTGTCTCTAGACTTGTTGGTGCACCTCCTGGATATGTTGGATATGAAGAAGGTGGACAGTTAACCGAGATTGTAAGAAGAAGACCATATTCTGTTATATTGTTAGATGAAATAGAAAAGGCTCATCCAGATGTTTACAACATTTTGTTGCAGATTATGGATGAAGGAAGATTAACAGATTCTCAAGGAAGGGCTGTAGATTTTAGAAATACTATTATAATAATGACGTCAAACCTTGGTTCTGAGCAAATTAGCAAGACAAAGAGGTCTATGGGTTTCGTTGAAAATGACAGTTTTGAAAGCGATTATCAAAATATGAAGGAACAAGTAATGTCTGCTGTCAAAAAAACATTTAGGCCCGAATTTATAAATAGATTGGATGATATTATAGTTTTCCATCCGTTGACCAAAAAGCAGCTTAAAGAAATAATATTCATTCAAATTTCTGATTTAAAAAGCAGACTTGAGGAAAAGAATCTTAGCCTTTCAGTTAAGGAAAGTGCGATAGACTTTCTGCTAGAAAAAGGGTATAATCCAATATTTGGCGCTAGACCACTGAAAAGGGCAATTCAAAGGTATATTGAAGATCCATTATCTGAAGAAATACTTAAAAACAAATATGAAGAAGACGATATAATTATCATAACTCATAGGAAGAATGACGATAAGCTAAGTTTTAGAAGATCTCCCAATAAACGTAAAAAAGCGGAAAAGAAAGTGGTTAACACTTGA
- a CDS encoding transcription termination/antitermination NusG family protein — MRKEWYVLQVYSGMENKVKENIEEKVKNLGYDKYIGKIVIPEIEELNYTNRRIDRMFVSKDAELFVKKGKDVKKGDLLAKEPAIKIKSKGKIVEAKNYRKIMVETEGKKYSKTFLIPESVGVIAGLRVGKKVVSGTPLSKNFEYECDVDGEIVSIDKVKRVIVQSESGENEVYIVPKETFKSDIYKVGTIVEPEEIIGDAKEYRAKFAGRVDIRETALIKEIRLIKTKKKNLFPGYVFIEMMYTKEVEDTIKKIPYVSTFLNIGGKPVKLQKNEISAVLRLIGEESFEKKKLQEIRTDFEIGEHIKIISGPFEYFTGKIKAIDLEKQEVKVGVSMFGRETTVTLSLSEIEKIID; from the coding sequence ATGCGTAAAGAATGGTATGTTTTGCAAGTATATTCTGGTATGGAAAACAAAGTCAAAGAAAACATTGAAGAGAAAGTGAAAAATCTCGGATACGATAAGTATATTGGAAAAATAGTTATTCCTGAAATTGAAGAATTAAATTATACTAATAGACGAATAGACAGGATGTTTGTGTCTAAAGATGCTGAGTTGTTTGTTAAAAAGGGTAAAGATGTAAAAAAGGGAGACTTACTAGCTAAAGAACCAGCTATAAAGATCAAATCAAAAGGTAAAATTGTTGAAGCCAAAAATTATCGAAAGATTATGGTGGAAACAGAAGGTAAAAAATATTCAAAAACCTTCCTTATACCTGAAAGTGTTGGTGTAATAGCAGGTTTAAGAGTAGGAAAAAAGGTTGTTTCTGGAACTCCACTCAGCAAAAATTTTGAATATGAATGTGATGTAGATGGTGAAATTGTTAGTATAGATAAGGTTAAAAGAGTAATAGTTCAATCTGAATCTGGTGAAAATGAAGTATATATAGTTCCAAAAGAAACATTTAAATCAGATATTTATAAAGTTGGAACAATTGTGGAACCTGAGGAAATAATTGGTGATGCTAAAGAATATAGAGCAAAATTTGCGGGAAGAGTTGATATACGAGAAACCGCACTAATTAAAGAGATTAGATTGATAAAAACAAAAAAGAAAAATTTATTTCCAGGATATGTTTTCATAGAAATGATGTACACTAAAGAAGTTGAAGATACAATAAAGAAAATTCCTTATGTCTCAACCTTTTTAAATATTGGTGGAAAGCCTGTTAAACTTCAAAAGAATGAGATTAGCGCAGTATTGAGATTGATAGGAGAAGAATCATTTGAAAAGAAAAAGCTTCAAGAAATTAGAACTGATTTTGAAATTGGTGAACATATAAAAATAATTAGTGGACCTTTTGAATATTTTACAGGCAAGATAAAGGCTATCGATTTAGAAAAACAAGAAGTTAAAGTTGGAGTAAGTATGTTTGGAAGAGAAACCACCGTTACTCTTTCGTTAAGTGAAATAGAAAAAATAATTGATTAA
- the rplK gene encoding 50S ribosomal protein L11, whose amino-acid sequence MAKKLIRVVKLQLEAGKATPAPPVGPALGQYGVNLMEFCKKFNAVTADQAGTLLPVEISVYEDRSFSFVVKTPPASFLLKKAAGVKSGAKEPGKEVVGKITKSQLREIAEIKMKDLTAKDIEAAMKTIAGTAKNMGIEIVEG is encoded by the coding sequence ATGGCAAAAAAACTTATTAGAGTAGTAAAGCTACAATTAGAAGCAGGTAAAGCAACTCCTGCACCTCCAGTCGGACCGGCATTAGGTCAATATGGAGTAAATTTGATGGAATTTTGTAAAAAATTTAATGCCGTTACAGCTGATCAAGCAGGAACTTTATTACCTGTGGAGATTTCTGTTTATGAAGATCGATCTTTTTCCTTTGTAGTTAAAACTCCTCCCGCTTCATTTTTACTCAAAAAAGCAGCTGGCGTAAAATCTGGAGCGAAAGAACCCGGAAAAGAAGTGGTCGGGAAAATCACAAAATCTCAGCTAAGAGAAATTGCTGAGATTAAAATGAAGGACCTAACTGCTAAAGATATAGAAGCTGCCATGAAAACTATAGCCGGAACAGCAAAAAATATGGGAATAGAAATAGTCGAAGGCTAG
- the smpB gene encoding SsrA-binding protein SmpB, with protein MKVLAKNKKAFHDYEILETFECGIELKGTEVKSAKEGNINLKDAFCKIENGELILYNVHISPYSSATVFNHDPERPRRLLMHKKEIIRLNSKVKKEGLTIIPLEFYVNDKGLIKVKIALARGLKKYDKREKIAERDFERRVKKLEKYENI; from the coding sequence ATGAAAGTTTTAGCAAAAAACAAAAAAGCTTTTCATGATTATGAAATCTTAGAAACCTTTGAATGTGGAATAGAATTGAAAGGAACTGAGGTTAAGTCAGCAAAAGAGGGAAATATAAATCTAAAAGACGCCTTTTGTAAAATTGAAAACGGTGAATTAATTTTGTATAATGTTCATATAAGTCCTTATTCAAGTGCTACCGTATTCAATCATGATCCGGAAAGGCCAAGAAGATTACTAATGCACAAGAAAGAAATTATTCGTTTGAATAGTAAAGTTAAAAAAGAAGGATTAACAATAATTCCTTTAGAGTTTTATGTGAACGATAAAGGTTTGATAAAAGTAAAAATAGCTTTAGCTAGAGGACTGAAAAAATACGATAAAAGAGAAAAAATTGCTGAAAGAGATTTTGAAAGGAGGGTTAAAAAGTTAGAAAAGTATGAAAATATTTGA
- the disA gene encoding DNA integrity scanning diadenylate cyclase DisA, with amino-acid sequence MNEKLGKIFNLLAPGKPIRKGVDRIMEANLGALLFFSSHPEDNIKEGLIQPGFELNCDFLPEKIYELSKMDGAVVLNSDGTKILYANALLNPDKNIPSSETGMRHKTAEKIAIQTGDLTVAISKRRNIISVYYDKLKHELLPENVLFARLNQEITIAQRYRQSFMGLLEYLNIEEIKEKVSLRDVVEVISKGMLTICITQKAERYLLELGEIAGSVRLEYEEILRSVPKLVGSVIMDYSVENLSYQRPEEALEIFNDFGVDSLVRPLEVAKALGYNDIESEDELEEYGVSSKGYRLLYSTNLPSIVVRNVVETFKTLPELMKAKFEDLTTIPGVGKRRAEVILNALDKKKRNQEELNFLANSEEKAPKVGT; translated from the coding sequence TTGAACGAAAAATTGGGAAAAATTTTCAATTTACTTGCACCTGGTAAGCCTATTAGAAAAGGTGTAGATAGAATAATGGAGGCAAATCTGGGTGCACTCTTATTCTTTTCGTCTCATCCTGAAGATAACATCAAAGAAGGACTTATACAACCAGGATTTGAATTAAATTGTGATTTTCTACCTGAGAAAATATATGAATTGTCTAAAATGGATGGAGCTGTTGTATTAAATAGTGACGGAACTAAAATTTTGTATGCGAACGCTCTTCTAAATCCTGATAAAAATATTCCAAGTTCAGAAACAGGAATGAGACATAAAACAGCAGAAAAAATTGCCATACAAACAGGGGATTTAACAGTTGCTATTTCTAAAAGAAGGAATATTATATCTGTATATTATGATAAATTAAAGCATGAGTTATTACCTGAAAATGTTTTGTTTGCACGGTTGAATCAGGAGATTACAATTGCTCAACGATATAGGCAAAGTTTTATGGGATTATTAGAATATTTGAATATAGAAGAAATAAAAGAAAAAGTTAGTCTAAGAGATGTAGTTGAAGTTATCTCAAAAGGAATGCTTACAATATGTATTACTCAAAAAGCTGAAAGATATTTATTAGAGTTGGGTGAAATTGCTGGAAGTGTCAGACTTGAGTATGAAGAGATCTTAAGATCTGTTCCTAAGCTTGTCGGTTCTGTAATTATGGATTATAGTGTTGAGAATTTATCATATCAAAGACCTGAAGAAGCCTTAGAAATCTTTAATGATTTTGGTGTGGATAGTTTAGTTAGACCGTTAGAAGTAGCTAAAGCTCTTGGCTATAATGATATAGAATCGGAAGATGAATTGGAAGAATATGGAGTTTCCTCAAAGGGTTATAGGTTACTTTATTCAACAAATCTTCCATCAATAGTTGTGAGAAATGTGGTAGAAACTTTTAAGACACTTCCCGAGTTAATGAAAGCAAAGTTTGAAGATCTTACAACTATACCTGGTGTAGGAAAGAGAAGGGCAGAAGTAATATTAAATGCCTTAGATAAAAAGAAGAGGAACCAAGAAGAATTAAATTTTTTGGCTAATAGTGAAGAAAAAGCGCCAAAGGTTGGAACTTAA
- the radA gene encoding DNA repair protein RadA, producing MKKSEKVYVCNNCGYESDKWFAKCPVCQELESAVEYTADIAFDKNIKDAPEIVFIGQEISPPQKISIKLKEINDALNGGLVKGGVYLLSGEPGIGKSTLLTQLADSLDIKEGFIFYISGEESVNQVLQRFERLNIGNKRIALMFESNIELILSALINSKHRPEAIFIDSIQTLKSDEIDSAPGSLLQVRECTRKIVDYAKKTEIPVILVGHVNKEGAIAGPKVLEHMVDCVIQIDLERSSGLRILKVLKNRFGPTDEIIILEITQTGLKPIEDITSFFLSEYSNEPGNTLTVAKVGQRFLPIEIQALVSNPVYGSPRRVTSGVPIDRLLMITAVLSKKLKFPLENKDIFVNTSGGLKITDSSMDLAIALSLISSMLDKPLLYSVIALGEIGLDGRIRGVSLLEKRIEIAQKLGADAVLIPKNKNIDNNNFKVVENVKDLIKLFGKEGSVL from the coding sequence TTGAAAAAATCAGAAAAAGTTTATGTTTGTAATAATTGTGGTTATGAGTCTGATAAATGGTTTGCAAAATGTCCGGTATGTCAAGAATTAGAATCCGCGGTAGAATATACCGCGGATATTGCTTTTGATAAGAATATTAAAGATGCTCCTGAGATAGTTTTTATAGGGCAGGAAATTTCTCCTCCACAAAAAATATCAATCAAACTAAAAGAAATAAATGACGCATTAAATGGAGGTTTAGTTAAAGGAGGCGTGTATTTATTAAGTGGAGAGCCTGGAATAGGAAAAAGTACACTTCTAACACAGTTAGCAGATTCATTAGATATTAAAGAAGGATTCATTTTTTACATTTCAGGAGAAGAATCGGTAAATCAAGTTCTTCAAAGATTTGAAAGACTGAATATAGGTAACAAAAGGATTGCTTTGATGTTTGAAAGTAACATAGAGCTAATTCTCAGTGCTTTGATTAATAGTAAGCACCGTCCTGAAGCTATTTTTATAGATTCTATTCAAACCTTAAAAAGTGATGAAATTGATTCTGCGCCTGGTAGTTTGCTTCAAGTTAGAGAATGTACACGAAAAATAGTTGATTATGCAAAGAAGACAGAAATACCTGTTATATTAGTAGGCCATGTGAATAAGGAAGGGGCTATAGCTGGGCCGAAAGTCTTGGAACATATGGTTGATTGTGTGATTCAAATTGATTTGGAGAGAAGTTCAGGGCTTAGAATACTGAAAGTTTTAAAAAATCGATTTGGTCCTACAGATGAAATAATAATATTAGAGATCACCCAAACTGGTTTAAAACCAATTGAAGATATTACATCTTTTTTTCTTTCAGAGTATTCAAATGAGCCTGGTAATACTTTGACAGTAGCCAAGGTTGGGCAAAGATTTTTGCCCATTGAGATACAGGCTTTGGTAAGTAATCCAGTATATGGTTCTCCTAGAAGGGTTACATCAGGTGTTCCCATAGATAGATTGTTAATGATTACTGCGGTCCTTTCTAAAAAACTTAAATTTCCTTTGGAAAACAAAGATATATTTGTTAATACATCTGGAGGTTTAAAAATTACCGATAGTTCAATGGATTTAGCAATTGCTCTTTCTTTAATCTCTTCTATGCTAGACAAACCTCTTTTATATTCTGTAATTGCTTTAGGAGAAATAGGTTTAGATGGAAGAATTCGAGGGGTTTCGCTTTTAGAAAAGAGAATTGAAATAGCTCAGAAACTCGGTGCAGATGCTGTATTGATTCCAAAAAATAAAAATATTGATAATAATAATTTTAAAGTTGTGGAAAACGTCAAAGATTTGATAAAATTATTTGGGAAGGAGGGAAGTGTCCTTTGA
- the rpmG gene encoding 50S ribosomal protein L33: MAAKTPIINFSLKCTECNNRNYYKTKNRNFKNKIELKKYCPKCRKHTLHVESKI; encoded by the coding sequence ATGGCAGCAAAGACTCCTATTATCAACTTTTCGTTAAAATGTACAGAATGTAATAATAGAAACTATTATAAGACAAAGAATAGAAACTTCAAGAACAAAATTGAATTAAAAAAGTATTGTCCAAAGTGTCGTAAACATACCTTACATGTTGAATCAAAGATTTAA
- a CDS encoding ABC transporter ATP-binding protein has protein sequence MKIFEGVNEAVSFEKVTKRFGNTIAVNNVDLRINRGEIFGLIGPNGAGKSTIMKMISTLLTPTFGEVRVFGQDLYKNKQTLRKYISLVSDYSVLEEDLTPYENLKLFATVADVENAEEKIDNFLLSFDLDKHERKLTKNLSSGNKQKLNIARALLKSPEILLLDEPTNAIDVESSRFIRRFILNENITKGTTIIISSHYLWEIEQLATSVGIIVDGKIVIKDSIDKLYERFDTKINIFELTIKKDDYQSVLEKVKSLPNITAIKPVSDEKIIVETKDPNFSLNELEVSQIKLRPTLEDIYSYIIENSNNLGID, from the coding sequence ATGAAAATATTTGAAGGGGTTAATGAAGCTGTTTCCTTTGAAAAGGTAACCAAAAGATTTGGAAATACAATAGCTGTTAATAATGTTGACTTGAGAATAAATAGAGGTGAGATATTTGGCCTCATTGGACCTAATGGTGCCGGAAAATCTACAATAATGAAGATGATATCTACTCTATTAACCCCAACTTTTGGTGAAGTTAGAGTTTTTGGTCAAGACTTGTACAAAAATAAGCAAACATTAAGAAAATATATTTCCTTAGTTTCAGATTATTCTGTTCTCGAAGAAGATTTAACTCCTTATGAAAATCTTAAACTTTTTGCTACTGTTGCAGATGTGGAAAATGCTGAAGAAAAAATCGATAATTTTTTATTAAGTTTTGATTTAGACAAGCATGAACGTAAACTTACAAAAAATCTATCTTCAGGGAACAAGCAAAAGCTTAATATAGCTAGAGCCTTGTTAAAATCTCCTGAAATACTTTTATTAGATGAACCGACAAATGCTATTGATGTTGAATCTTCTAGATTTATAAGAAGATTCATATTGAATGAAAATATTACTAAGGGGACTACAATCATTATATCTTCTCATTACTTATGGGAAATAGAACAATTAGCTACAAGTGTTGGTATAATTGTTGACGGCAAGATTGTTATTAAAGACAGTATTGACAAGTTGTATGAGAGGTTTGATACTAAAATAAATATATTTGAACTTACTATTAAAAAAGATGATTATCAAAGTGTTTTGGAAAAAGTAAAAAGTCTTCCTAATATCACAGCAATTAAACCTGTTTCTGATGAAAAAATAATTGTGGAGACAAAAGATCCAAACTTTTCTCTTAATGAATTGGAAGTATCTCAAATTAAGTTACGACCAACATTAGAGGATATATATTCTTATATAATTGAAAATTCAAATAATTTAGGGATTGATTAA
- the rplA gene encoding 50S ribosomal protein L1 yields MPKRGKKYKEVSKLVDKTKTYNIEEAIELIKKVSYTKFDGTVELHIVLGIDPKKTDQNVRGTISLPNGTGKSVRVLVFAEGEKAEQARQAGADYVGSDDLIEKINSEGWTDFDVAIATPDMMRKIARLGKVLGPRGLMPSPKAGTVTEDIAQAVKEFKAGKVEVRNDRTGNIHVPVGKVSFNNEALKENILSALEQINKMKPESSKGKFIKKATISPTMGPAIVIDLSSLGEIKVA; encoded by the coding sequence ATGCCAAAAAGAGGTAAAAAATATAAAGAAGTATCAAAGTTGGTTGACAAAACGAAAACGTACAATATTGAAGAAGCCATAGAACTTATTAAAAAAGTTTCCTATACAAAGTTTGATGGAACGGTCGAACTACATATAGTTTTAGGAATAGATCCCAAAAAAACTGATCAAAATGTTAGAGGAACAATATCTCTGCCAAATGGTACAGGTAAAAGTGTAAGAGTTTTGGTATTTGCAGAAGGTGAAAAGGCCGAACAGGCACGTCAAGCAGGAGCAGATTATGTGGGTTCAGATGATTTAATCGAGAAAATTAATTCTGAAGGATGGACAGATTTTGATGTAGCTATAGCCACTCCAGATATGATGCGTAAAATTGCTCGACTTGGTAAGGTCCTAGGTCCTCGTGGACTAATGCCTTCACCAAAAGCTGGAACTGTTACTGAAGATATAGCCCAAGCCGTGAAAGAATTTAAAGCTGGAAAAGTGGAAGTTCGAAATGACAGAACAGGAAACATTCATGTGCCAGTGGGGAAGGTTTCCTTTAACAATGAAGCTCTTAAAGAAAATATTCTTTCTGCTCTTGAACAAATCAACAAAATGAAGCCTGAGAGTTCAAAAGGAAAATTTATAAAAAAAGCTACTATAAGTCCTACAATGGGTCCTGCAATAGTTATAGATTTAAGTTCTCTTGGTGAGATTAAAGTAGCGTAA